The window CTAAGTTGACACATTTAACAGCCCCTCTTTGCTACTGACCTACCCTTAAGAACCGTATTTCCAAGATGCACACAGGCTGCCGGGCAGTACCACAGTCTTCAGGGCCTGCTAACTGACCTCATCCTCTCAACAGCATCCTGCAGCCCTCAGCCCACTTGTCCACCTCCCCTAGCCCTAACAACACCCGGGCTGCAACAGCCTAGCACTTGCCAATATCCCAGCAGTAAGGAATGAACCCAGGGCCCCTCCACCTGCACCTCTGCTTCCTCTCAGGTGGCTGTATCTGTGCATCTCTGCCACCCACtgacttcttccttcccttcctctgctccttccctgcctcggcacacatttttcttctttcctctccatcTACCAAAAGGAGGGGAAAATCTTAAAAACTTGAGCATGGAGACTGCACTAATTAAAATTTATGAGTTgtaaaataaatctcttctcaCTCTATCATTCTGCTTATCCTATGTATTTGGTCAACTGAAGGCAGCTACCTGGGTTCATATAAGATTCTTAATTTTGAATGTTTGCTTTCCTTTAAAAACGATCATATAGAATTCTCCCATTTCTCCTCTCACCACAATCCTCTTTCATTTTGCTCTCTTCTCCCTATCCTTGTGTCCATGAATTCCCTGAACCTCATTGTTTCTCCCCAGAAGGAATCCCATGATATAAGAATTGTTACACGACCCTTAGCCTAAAAATCCCTGCAGCAGAAGTGTCTGGCTTTAACAGAATCTTCAACCACCCCATTCCTTATGAATCTGTCTCCCACACATTGGTGTGTACCATTTCTGAGGTTCTGGGGCTGTTCATCTTGGTTGTTCTGTTGCTCATCAGATCTGTTGATCTCATCCCCCTGGAGTAATGATTTCTATAGGTTCAGGTTCACAGCCTGTTCACTCAACGAATGCTCTGAATGCTAATCTGTCAAGCTTCTAGGAGAGCTTCCTATCTTCAGCAGATCAGGTAAACAAATCCAGCTCCTATTTTTCACATTCAAGATTTCAGAACATGTTTCTCCCCCAGCTTTTGCCTTTCCAAGGCAAAGAGCCCCAAGAGTTTTAATTGGTCTTTATGGTACAAATCCCCACTTCTGATTAGTTTGAAAGCTATGAACTCTCCCTGGCCTGGTTAATGTTCCCAAACTACAAGATTCCTATTCTGAATacttgcttttccttttaaaaataccagAAATAATTCTCCCATTTCTCCTCTCACCCCAATCCTCTTCCATTAAACTTTTTTCTCCCTGCACCTGTCCCCACCTTCTCTCTGCACCTGTCCCCACCTTCTCTCTCTGTGTTGTTACCCAGAGGAAGACATTAGGGTTTTATGCCACTAACTCTGCAAACTCTCACTCACCACCTTTAGACAGGACGCCGGGCATACTTTCGGCGATGCTGCTCGTCCACTCGCTCCAGGTACCAAGTACCTGGGAAAAGGCTGTTTGTGTCGCCAGGTGGGGAGAAATTCACTGTGGAATGAGGAGAAGAGGCAGTACTCACAAAGAGTTATATGAGTTTTTGGAAGAGAAAATGGTAATGAAGATGTCTGCCCCTTCATAGTGAAGCTCTTTTGGCTGTGCTGCGAGGGGCTGCAAGGTCGCCCTTAGTCCACCAAATAGAACACTGGACCTGCAGAACAAGAGGCGCAGCCATCTTGAATCTAGCACTTAAGGTCTTAATAAAAGGCTATTAAGACTTTTATTATAAGAGTACAACATTTTCCTACAGTAAACATAGCCTTCCTCCACTGAAATCTTCATCCCATCCTTTTGCCAATAGTTCCTACTTTGAGATGTAATTCTCAGCTTCCTGTTTCCTAACAGTCACTTCCTTCTAAACTCGAAATTTTCTGATTCTGATTCATTGCAGTATTTCAGTGCTTCATCCATTAACGTTTGTCTCAGAggtcctatttttcttttcttcttttttttttttgttttgagacagagtctcgctccgtcacgcaggctagagtgtggtggtgtgatctcagttcactgcatcctctgcctcctgggttcaagcaattctcctcagcctcctgagtagctgagattagaggcgtgtgccaccacacccggctaatttttacataatttttattttttattatattcatatttttatattttttatatttttagtagagataggatttcaccatgttggccaggctggtctcaaactcctggcctcaggtgatccacctgcctctgcctcccaaagggctagcattacaggcgtgagccactgtgcctggctctatttttattttcattgtctttCTTTGCTATAACATACCCACTGGTCCAGAAGAGATCAATGACCACTAGGTCTAGGTTCTCTGGAACGTTTCCGATTCCATATATTCTGTCTCCTTTTGAGACCATGCTGCAAAACAACATGCATCCCAAGTTTTGCTTgagaatatatataaaacctataGAAACCATGGTAAAACTGTGTATTACCATGGTTTTAAAACCACCAACTAATCACTCTAGGATTAcctttgggttttattttcctttcatttgttGCTTTTGgagcaatattttgtttttatgtttggtGGAGAAAGAGGGCAATTTGGAGGAGACAGTAATATTAGTCAATAACATATTTATGTAGAGtaattcatttaatttgtttGGAAATCCTGCAAAATCAGTATGATTTTAGAAATAAGACAACTGAGAAAAGTTCAACCATTTTTCCAAAGATAAACAGCTGGTGAGTGGCACAGCTCAGGGTTAGATTTGGATATCTAGCTCTAAAGTCTGTACTCTTTCAACTGTTGCAGACGGTATTTTCAAAGACTATAATTCTGGCTTCCGTGGGACTACACATTCTGGGTGTTTAGCTATATTCTAAACTGGGAAGCTGcatcctgcctccctcttcccaaCTCTATCTTCTGTTTCCCCACCCACTTCTTGCCCCTTTGGACAACAGATCTTCTAGCAAATCTTCTCTCAACCATATCTCGCAAAAGTCTTGACCCTGGACAACTAAATTCTAGATTTCTGATGAAATCCCTGGCTCCCAGCTACTGGAATGGGGTATGAGATAAGttaccttctcttcctctcttcctgccttTTTTCTTACCCTTATGGTAGAATTGCTCTCTTTGGTTCATTATTTCTGTGAACTCCTCAGGAGACACACACTTTCTGGAGGCTAGGCGTTTTGGCAGGTCTGATGTACTGGACACCAACTTGTCCAGGGGAGAGCCTGAGAAGCAAAAGCAAGATTGTTACAcctttttcattgtcattatcacTATTGCCAATCACGAGTCCAACAGAGAGCCAGGTTCTGTGGGAGGATACACCCTGGAGGAacgtgtggtgtgtgtggctTAGAACATCAAGAAGTGATAAGCAAATATACTTGTTAGCAAAACATTCAGGCAGACACACTTATTTGGTCAAGGTGTACGCCACATAGTACTTAGATGCATGTCCTTAATCACATCAATcacaaaataatcaataaattcttttttttttttttttttttgagacggagtctcgctctgtcgcccaggctggagtgcagtggcgcaatctcggctcactgcaagctccgcctcccgggttcacgccattctcctgcctcagcctctccgagtagctgggactacaggcgcccgccaccacgcccggctaattttttgtattttttttagtagagacggggtttcaccgtggtctcgatctcctgacctcgtgatccacccgcctcggcctcccaaagtgctgggattacaagcgtgagccaccgcgcccggccaatcaatAAATTCTTATTAGGTATCTCAAATCCGTCAACTTCTCTTTAATCAGTTGCAACCAAACCACCATTACCTCTTGCCTGAACTATTTACTGGAACAATCTAAGTGTTTTCCCcatatccagctttgttccttttcaatCTAGTCTCTAAGTAGTAGCCAAATAAGTGCTTTAAACccataaattaaacaaaattactCCATGCTTAAATCCCTTCAGTGATTTACTTTGCTATTAATAATAACATAACTCTGTCAAGACGgcagcctcagtaatggtggggAAGAAGATGGTTATTCTACCAGATGAATCTTGTCAGGAAGGCCTACTAGAAAGATGACACTCACCTGGAGAAGCATCCTGGGATACTCGAAATGAAAAGAAACTTGCTGCTAAACCAGAGCCATAAGAGAACGCACCAATCCTGGAGCCAGCCAGTTCTTGGGCAGAGTGGCTGTGgggaaagaaatcaaataaaaaacacattatatatattctGCACTTCAAATAGAACAATAGCCTATCATCCCGATCTTCTCCCTGTCTACCTCATGCAACTAGAAATGGGTTCCAGGCACCCTACATAAAGAGGGACTTCTGGTAGACCCCAGGGACAGGACTTTGTGTAGGAAACCTTGCCAAAAGGAAAGCAGCTAATATCCAAGATATATAAGGCAGAGAAAACCCAAGATAATTTTTGGTGTACATAGAGCTTCTCCCCTCTCATGAGGACAGGATAAATTCAGTGCATTCTGACGGTGTCTCCAGGTGGAGATCAGACCAGTGGACTCACCCTTCAGGCTCCCATGTTGATTGGTAATGGTTCAGCAGTCATAACTTTTTGATCATCCCCTGTGAGTAACAATTTGATCAAGTTCACCCATAAGCactttttcctgcctttttttttttttggcagagtcttgctctgttgcccagcctggagtgcctggagtgcagtggcatgatcaaggctcactgcagcctttacctcctgggctcaagtgatcctcccacctcaggattcaggatcctgagtagctgggactgcaggtgcaagccgccacacccagctaatttttttttttttttttttgagacagagtctcattctgtcacccgagctagagtgcagtagctcgatctcagctcactgcaacttctgcctcctgggttcaaggaattctcatgcctcagcctctcgagttgctgggactacaggcacgtaccaccatgcccggctgatgttcgtacttttagtagagaaggggttttgccatgttggccaggctggtctcaaactcctgacctcaggtgatcttcccaccttggcctcccaaagtgttggtattacaggcgtgagccaccgtgaacATCCATggctaattgtttaaaaaaattttgtagagatggggcctccctatgttccccaggctggtctcaaactcctgagctcaagagatcctcctgcctgagccttccaaagctctgggattataggcatgagccacctcacctagcTCTTATGTTATATGCAGTACTTCCTTATAAAACccacaaaacagaaaatgaatagaaataacATCCAACATTTGAGCACCTGCTAAGCACtgctattttaattgttttagatATTTAAAGCTCATAAAAACAGTAGAACACAGGTATTGTGATTGCACACATGCTACAGATGGGGAAAGTGAGGTGCATTGAGGTTAAGTATTATCCAAAGTCAACCCTAATAAGTGGTTAAAAAAATCTGAACCCAGGTTGTGGGCTCTAAAGTCAGACCCATTTAACCACCATGCTCTACTAAGTATagagattttaaataaatgagacaaaaatATGCATACCAAAGCTACTGTTTTCTTGATCTTGCCCATCCCTTGACATCAGGTACTTCACTTTGGAGACCATTGTCTGATACGTACACCTTTGGTATGAATTTCTttcatcttccttccttttcctgccttctccctcctttcctttcttttatatttatttatttatttatttatttatgacaggatctcattctgtcatccaggttggagtccaatggcacaatcatggctcacttcaaccttccactcctaggctcaaaccatccgcccacttcagcctcccgagcagctgggaccacacatgcacacaaccatactcatttaatttttgtagagatgaggtctcaccacattgcccaggtgggtctcgaactcctaggttcaggcgatctgcccacctaaaccttcccaaatgctgagattacaggcatgagccaccacaccaggccccttcctttcttttaaatttttgagccAAAAGAGAAACCCAACTTTGTTGACCCCGCAGACCATGGGGGTGGAGGCTGGGGGTGTGCATGTAGGACATGGAGCCAGATGCAGTACTCACTGGGACAGAAGCGAGGCCAGGCACCCATACAGGGATGAGGTGTACATGTTCCCATTGTGCGTGGAGAGGTAAAGGGAGGCCTTGGTTTTCTTGTCAAACATGTCCTGAGAGGCCTTTAGAAGTGCTTTATCCAGGTCCTTGTTGGTGTAAGTGTCTTCCAGCTTTAGCCCCCTGTGAGGTAGCCAGAGGTAGCCAtgtgagaggccgaggaggggagggagggagcaaggggGAAAAGTAACAGCTTCTGGAGAGGACCTTTGGGCGCATGTTTTTTCTACAATATTTGGAAATACACAACAGTACAAAGGAGAACATACCACTAATGGCTTACCATTCAGAGAGAGCACTTAGGGCATATTTTTCTGATGGAATCCATCCCTACTTTTATAGAGTTTActagaaaattagaaagaaaatcatgGTATGTGTTGTGGTTAGCATACTTTCTTAacttagtgtgtgtgtatatatatatatattttttttttccatgacatTCTGTAACATTATTTGTAAAGGCTGAAGAATGGTCCATGACAGGATGTACCGCACTTTAACCTATCTTCCTGCTCCTGTTCCTCACTAGTTAAAACACTACAGTGAATAGGTCGGTGTTCTTTTAAACACATGGGATTACTGAGCCCAAAGGTTGCACATCTTTAAGGCTTTGGCTTCATGCTCTCCTGTTACTCCTCAAAACACCTGATCCATTTACACATCCACTACAGCCCATTTTCCCACAGGCTTGACAATTCTGggtattcacattttaaaaagactatCTAGAGAAAACGGTAACTTGAGTAAACTTTTTATTAATGAACATGCACATTTAAAATGTGATCATATACATTTCTTCTTTGAGAAAATTTTCTGTTtgtatcctttgctcatttttctattagggtatttattttattattgataataCCTTTATATATTAAAGATATTAAGCTAGTATCTTTGGTATATGTTATACTTTTTGTTTCGATAGGGCTGGTCTTACAAGCAGTGTTTGTGCTAATTTTGATGTTTTGGTTAGTGGCAGGGTTAGGAGTACTAGTTAGTAACAGAGGCTACACTTGGTAGCCTATTCTACTGTTGATAACATTGAccaaaatttgaaataaacaggtaccaagaagaaagggaaagattcCTTTCCCAGTGGAAACTGTATTGAAGACATTTCTTTGTAAACATTAGTGTATTAGTGTAGTGAATCAATAAACAGCATTCTCTCTGCTTTTTCACATCTAAGAGGACGAGCTGgaacatccccattttatagatgggagaAAAGCAAAAGCAGGACATGAATTAAGACAGTGACAAATGAGAATGGGACCTGACACTTCTCAAATTGCTACCCTGTAGTGTGATCATTtgcttctgtgtgtttgtgtctgtataGGCTGTGAGACGCTCTAGGGCAGGGACCATGGAGTCCCATTCATTTTAGTATCCTGAGAGGTTAATACGATGTCTAGCACATAACATGTTCAGAAAATGTTTATCGACTGAATGATTTAGctactctctttctcccttcctccctttctccctttctttctttctcctctgtagTTTCTTACTGCCCCTTGATCCTGCAGTGCTGCCAAATCCCCCGTGTTCCCCTGCAATAATTCATGGAGGGCCCTACCCAGACAATAACCCACTACCCCATGGAAGGACGTGGGATTGTTCCTGTTCTGCTGGAGGATTGCCTTTTGTCCCCCACAGGGGTGCTGATGGTCTAGACTTAAGGCATGAAGAAGCCTCCTTCTTGCTCACACCTCTATAGCCTCTAGGCTCCCCAAGAAGAGGACTCACCCGAAAGCCTCCAGCCCCTTATATAAGCTGATTTGTGTGTCACTGCTGGCTGACAGGAAGTCATTGAACATCAGGCGAGCCAGAGACTTCTGGACCATCTTGCAAAAGGGTGTATGAAAGATCATGTACTGTAAATCGTCAAGGGTGAAGGGTCGATCGCTGCCAGCTGGAAGAGGAAGCGTGAAGGCAAGGATGGGGCATGAGGGGCGAGCCATTTAGACCTCCTGCCTGAGATTTAACTGTGCCGAGTTTCTCCAGGCCTCCCAGGGAACTACTTCCCACCTCCTGCAAACACATATaagctttatttattcattctacatgCACTTACTAAGCAATCTCTACAaataaggaaagaagggaaagaaacaaaGCCTTTGTATCTACTATTACCAGCCTCTATGACACTTGTCCCAAATCAACCTTGTgttatataattttcttcattttccagaGGAGGAACCGGTCTACAAAACATTGTCATCTGTCCAACTTTAAAAAGGCTGGCTTTGGATTCAGGTTCAGATGTCTCTGACTACTCTGCAGACTGTCTCTCTCACTCTGAAGAAGAGGGCAATGCAATCTCTGCCCTTAGGAAAGATTACATTTTAGTGCTGCGATCCAAAGCAGCATCTGTCACCTTACATATGCAAATAAGGAGTAAAATTTAAATGCCACAAGAATTCAGAGGAGTTAGGAGCAAATAACCAATTACAGAAgacagacagaggcagagaggccCAAAGCAACTTCTTGCCCATGAAGTTCACCTCTGGCAAGTGGTGTGCCACCCACTGCAGTGGAAAGGGACAAGAGGTAGCTCTTTATGCCACCCCCAAGGTATCCATGCCTTCTCCCACACTGCAATCTGTCTTTTGCGGATGCCCATCTGGGCATTTCTGAGCAGCAAGAATACTATTTATGTCTTTAAAGTGGatttaactgtattttatttttatttatttatatgtttttagagacaggatttgtttcaatctgtagtccaggctggagggcagtcgcttgatcatagctcactgcatgggctcctggtctcaagcaattacccccatctcagccttctgagtagctaggactacaggctcatgccaccatgcctggctaacttttgtatttttttttttttagagacagggtcttgctttgttgcccacattggtctcaaattcctgggttcaagtgatcctcctgactcagcttcccaaagtgctgggattacaggcgtgagccaccactccctgctcctctgtattttaaaaagaagatttatttgcttcttttctgctTATGAAAGTAGTACATATTTCTCAGGAGGGAAATTCCAAAactaaagatgaaaataaaatcaacctGCAGTagcatcacaaagaaaaaaatcactgataaCACTTTGGCATATAGAAAATATAGGTACAATTTCTCAACGTCAGACTTTAAAAGATGGTAAACTACAAACTAAGAGCCAAACCATGCCTGACTTAACCAGAAACAAATGTCAACCACTGTAGAATGTGGCTGCCCAGCCTCTTAACGCCATCTTCCCAGGTGGCTGACACCCCTTGGTTTCATACTGGGGGCCTTGCCCTGGattgtttactttcttttatttagcTCAAGTTAGAAGCAATTTTACACCTGAACTTGAATGACATCCAAATGGATTTCAGCATAGACCCAGGGAAGAGTGTGAGAAAGAGGACAGGAAACAATTCTCTTGACATTATTTTCAAGGCAGGAGAGAAGAGATCATGTTATGGCCTTTGGGTACAAACCCTTGACCTATGTAAATAGAGCCCCCAGTTTCTGCCCTCGGAATCTCATACCTTGCTTCCACTGATTCTGGATTTTTTTACGGTATGATGTGTAACATCGATCCAAGGCCCGCAAGTAGCACTGGATGGAAAGCTTCCCATCCACTATTGGGTACTCCGAGGCCAAATTTGGTTTGTAGAAGTCATATGCATTCTCCATATGGGTTCCCCTCAGCCCTGGAAAGGCACACAAAGGGTTTCAGAGACTACACAATGCAGCCTACCTTGAGCACAAAGGATGAGAGAACCATATAAAGGAGTTTTCTGGTCATTATCTGTGTCCCATGGCCAAGTTCAAGCCCATTCAACATCCCTCACATATTCAAAAGGAGTTGGACAGGTTGTTGGTATTACAAAAATGAGATGTGTATTTCCCTTTCCTCACCTACATGGGCTTAACAAAACCTAGAATAGAAGCCAACAGTCTCAAAGGCAAGACTTTCACTTTATATCCAGTTATATATTTTAACCTTCAGTTGCCAGAAGAGTTCCCTAAGattcctcaccagcatctgcacCACTCATTCCACTCATCATTATCCCAATGCCTGATGATGCAAGAGAGGAAACCTCGCGGATTCCCCTCTCCcatttctcctctcctccctctgctccATAGACAAGCCCTTTTTAGAGGCAAGCAATACCATCCTCAAACCCATACCTCAGTAGCAGGTGTGCCAATGTGGGATTAGGATCTATGTTCTTGGCTATGTCATGCACAGCCTCTTGGTAATGGATTACTACAAACCTCGCTCCAGGGCCAGAGGGGCCTTGGGCCCAATCAGCATAGCCACAGCTCCGGCCCCACCTGTGGGACGAGCATTACCACTGGGATAGACGGCAATGTCTCCACAGACCACCATGGCATAACGACCTgtaaagagaaacaagaaatatTTACCATCACTACCAAATCTAGAGTAGACTGAGTGCCTTCTGTGTACCAGGCACGATTCTAGGTCCTGGATATAGAgtgataaacaaaataaaaaatcccaGTCCTGTGGAGCTTATGTTCTAGTGCAATTCATGATACATTTGAAATGTAAAGTCAAAATTTAGTGTCCTGACACTCTGTAAAACGCTCATTTATTCAGAATTCTGTCTCTGACTTCAGTGAAAAATGTGTTAATAGGCACTTTTGGAGACAATTCAGGTTTGGGTTTGTACCCATCTCCTTAAAGCAAACCATGATCCTGAAATTATATCCTAAGTCATAGAAGGTAAAGGACAGGGAGGGAAACTAACATTTAAAACACTAGTAGGACACTAGTTATCGTTAAACAATTCTTGAAACAATCCAATGAGGTAGGTAACATCCACATTCACAAGTGAAGACATTGCCTTCCTGAGAGACTGAGTAACTGGtgtaaggtcacatagctagttaaTACGGATTTTGATATTCAAACCCAGTTCTGACTGGATCCTGACCCACGTGCCTTGAATTGTATGGCACTACTTTCATTGTGAAAAGAGTTTATGTTGAGTAAATGATCTGTAGTCACTAACTTTATGATAATCAGActagcattcaataaataattgtggtCTTGACTATTATGTGCTCCACTTTCATCTGTCAGAAGTACTGTCCCAAAAACTCAAGTTTGTGGGTGAGATATGGTAGTAATTTTAGTATTCTGACCTGTGAGGAAGCTCCCAGTATTCACCCACAGCACTGCTTTGGGAGCCATATTTCCAtataatttaatcctcatgataaATCTTTATAGCAGATATAGTTATTCCCATcctacaaatgaagaaactgaggcctaaagAATTTAAGCCACTTGCCCAAAAACCACATAGCTAATAAATGGTAGGGTAAGGATTCAGAGTCAGGACTCCAATCCAAATTCACTGAAATCCAGGGACTTTCTCTTAAGA of the Symphalangus syndactylus isolate Jambi chromosome 12, NHGRI_mSymSyn1-v2.1_pri, whole genome shotgun sequence genome contains:
- the HMGCS2 gene encoding hydroxymethylglutaryl-CoA synthase, mitochondrial isoform X2; translation: MQRLLTPVKRILQLTRVMQETSLTPARLLPVAHQRFSTASAIPLAKTDTWPKDVGILALEVYFPAQYVDQTDLEKYNNVEAGKYTVGLGQTRMGFCSVQEDINSLCLTVVQRLMERIQLPWDSVGRLEVGTETIIDKSKAVKTVLMELFQDSGNTDIEGIDTTNACYGGTASLFNAANWMESSSWDGLRGTHMENAYDFYKPNLASEYPIVDGKLSIQCYLRALDRCYTSYRKKIQNQWKQAGSDRPFTLDDLQYMIFHTPFCKMVQKSLARLMFNDFLSASSDTQISLYKGLEAFGGLKLEDTYTNKDLDKALLKASQDMFDKKTKASLYLSTHNGNMYTSSLYGCLASLLSHHSAQELAGSRIGAFSYGSGLAASFFSFRVSQDASPGSPLDKLVSSTSDLPKRLASRKCVSPEEFTEIMNQREQFYHKVNFSPPGDTNSLFPGTWYLERVDEQHRRKYARRPV
- the HMGCS2 gene encoding hydroxymethylglutaryl-CoA synthase, mitochondrial isoform X1; amino-acid sequence: MQRLLTPVKRILQLTRVMQETSLTPARLLPVAHQRFSTASAIPLAKTDTWPKDVGILALEVYFPAQYVDQTDLEKYNNVEAGKYTVGLGQTRMGFCSVQEDINSLCLTVVQRLMERIQLPWDSVGRLEVGTETIIDKSKAVKTVLMELFQDSGNTDIEGIDTTNACYGGTASLFNAANWMESSSWDGRYAMVVCGDIAVYPSGNARPTGGAGAVAMLIGPKAPLALERGLRGTHMENAYDFYKPNLASEYPIVDGKLSIQCYLRALDRCYTSYRKKIQNQWKQAGSDRPFTLDDLQYMIFHTPFCKMVQKSLARLMFNDFLSASSDTQISLYKGLEAFGGLKLEDTYTNKDLDKALLKASQDMFDKKTKASLYLSTHNGNMYTSSLYGCLASLLSHHSAQELAGSRIGAFSYGSGLAASFFSFRVSQDASPGSPLDKLVSSTSDLPKRLASRKCVSPEEFTEIMNQREQFYHKVNFSPPGDTNSLFPGTWYLERVDEQHRRKYARRPV